From a single Bremerella cremea genomic region:
- a CDS encoding amidohydrolase family protein translates to MLRSFALPICCCLSLAATSLAGDLNPNFPQEIDRQLAASPAGTQFAIWIGRPNGETLFQHNAAQEMPTASAIKVAILLELFAKYEDQLDHPPAGVKELIQPDQPAFSYFSQPQRDEVAKYLGDATVAEIGYRMIHTAGAPNRVYNGATNIATALLGGPKSTTELIHARDPAFQGIVVNRYQLANRTANGDNIATPQSLAAVLAKLSTGKVAGLKDETVKRIQEILKLESATPGVTSYGKSGSLSSTPVTRVLSGWDEDNGETLVYAIMGSAPAQPQQGTTTFAQLRDNVAALRKAIAASRPVDADVLLRGGLLFIGDASEPKLGNVAIKEDKIVAVGEFPLGEIVWDIDCQGLAISPGFIDLHNHSDNPIQRPATRSAANYLTQGCTTLVTGNCGSGPVIAGAYYDKLDERGIGLNIAHLLPQGSLRSRVMGDNNRPATAEEKKKMLELADKAMSEGAWGMSTGLIYVPGSFADTDELVELASVIGKRGGIYASHMRGEGTGLLEAVDEILEIQRRANIPVHISHFKSSGQDSWGLVRIAIENIKAAQKKGALVTADQYPYTASSTSLGATVIPSWARSGGRAEMLKRIQADTDEGARAREAMQYKLKITDNGHRIQIANYSANPQWAGRRLDEIAQEKGISTFDLVLEIETAGGAQIVNHSINEDDVRYVMTFPWVATASDGGAKIPGASVPHPRSYGTFSRKIGLYSIRENVVPLNHAVRSSTGLPADILGMTDRGYLRPGLAADIAVWDPESFIDTATFIKPHQYSEGIRYVFVNGEVAINEGHLTGVLAGKPLRKTPLSGEKSN, encoded by the coding sequence ATGCTACGTTCGTTCGCTTTGCCAATTTGCTGTTGTCTATCGCTCGCCGCAACTTCCCTGGCTGGTGATTTAAACCCTAATTTTCCGCAGGAAATCGACCGTCAACTGGCCGCCAGCCCGGCGGGGACACAATTCGCGATTTGGATCGGGCGGCCCAACGGCGAAACACTCTTCCAGCACAACGCAGCGCAAGAGATGCCAACCGCCAGCGCGATCAAGGTGGCGATCTTGCTGGAACTTTTCGCCAAATATGAAGACCAACTCGACCATCCTCCCGCAGGGGTGAAAGAGCTCATTCAGCCAGACCAGCCGGCGTTCAGCTATTTCTCGCAGCCGCAGCGCGATGAAGTCGCCAAGTATTTGGGGGATGCCACGGTCGCGGAAATTGGCTATCGGATGATTCATACCGCTGGGGCTCCGAATCGGGTTTACAACGGCGCCACCAACATCGCGACGGCGCTACTGGGCGGACCAAAATCGACCACCGAATTGATTCATGCGCGTGATCCTGCGTTCCAAGGGATCGTCGTCAACCGCTATCAACTGGCCAATCGTACGGCCAACGGCGACAATATTGCCACGCCCCAATCGCTCGCAGCCGTTCTCGCGAAATTGTCCACCGGCAAAGTTGCTGGCCTGAAGGACGAAACGGTTAAGCGAATTCAAGAGATCCTCAAGCTGGAAAGCGCAACGCCTGGCGTTACCAGCTACGGCAAATCAGGCTCGCTGAGCAGTACCCCAGTGACGCGAGTTCTGTCTGGCTGGGACGAAGACAACGGCGAGACGTTGGTTTATGCCATCATGGGTTCAGCCCCGGCCCAGCCCCAGCAAGGGACTACCACGTTTGCGCAACTGCGAGATAACGTCGCTGCCTTGCGGAAAGCGATTGCCGCGTCTCGTCCGGTCGATGCCGATGTGCTGCTGCGTGGCGGCCTGCTTTTTATAGGCGACGCAAGCGAGCCGAAGCTGGGCAACGTGGCGATTAAAGAGGACAAGATCGTCGCTGTCGGTGAATTTCCCCTAGGGGAAATTGTTTGGGACATCGACTGCCAAGGTCTGGCGATTAGCCCGGGGTTCATTGATTTGCACAACCACAGCGACAACCCAATTCAACGCCCGGCAACGCGTTCGGCGGCGAACTACCTTACGCAAGGTTGTACCACGCTGGTCACCGGCAATTGTGGCTCTGGCCCGGTCATTGCAGGTGCCTATTACGACAAGCTCGACGAGCGCGGTATCGGTTTGAACATCGCCCATCTTTTACCGCAAGGCTCACTCCGTTCGCGCGTGATGGGAGACAACAATCGGCCCGCGACCGCTGAAGAAAAGAAAAAGATGCTGGAGCTGGCCGACAAGGCGATGTCGGAAGGAGCTTGGGGGATGTCGACCGGCTTGATTTACGTGCCAGGCTCGTTCGCCGACACGGACGAGCTTGTCGAACTGGCCAGCGTTATTGGCAAACGAGGTGGCATTTACGCCAGTCACATGCGAGGCGAAGGAACTGGCTTGCTGGAAGCCGTGGACGAAATTCTCGAAATTCAACGCCGGGCAAATATTCCCGTTCATATCTCTCACTTTAAGTCGAGCGGCCAAGATTCATGGGGGTTGGTGCGAATTGCGATCGAGAACATCAAGGCGGCTCAGAAAAAAGGTGCCCTTGTTACTGCTGATCAATATCCTTACACCGCGTCTAGCACTTCGCTCGGTGCCACGGTCATTCCGAGCTGGGCTCGTTCTGGCGGACGGGCCGAGATGCTCAAACGCATTCAAGCCGACACCGACGAAGGTGCCCGCGCTCGCGAGGCGATGCAGTACAAGCTGAAGATCACCGACAATGGTCACCGCATTCAAATCGCCAACTACTCGGCCAACCCGCAGTGGGCTGGCCGTCGCTTGGATGAAATCGCTCAGGAAAAAGGAATCAGCACGTTTGACCTGGTCCTCGAAATCGAAACCGCTGGCGGGGCACAAATTGTGAACCACAGCATCAACGAAGACGACGTCCGTTACGTGATGACGTTCCCTTGGGTTGCCACCGCATCGGATGGAGGCGCCAAGATCCCTGGTGCATCGGTTCCCCATCCGCGCAGTTACGGCACGTTCTCGCGCAAGATCGGGCTTTACTCGATCCGCGAGAACGTTGTTCCGCTGAACCACGCCGTCCGCAGCAGCACCGGCTTGCCAGCCGATATTCTGGGCATGACCGATCGCGGTTATCTGCGCCCTGGTCTCGCTGCCGACATTGCCGTGTGGGATCCCGAATCGTTTATCGACACGGCAACGTTCATCAAGCCGCATCAATATTCGGAAGGCATTCGCTATGTCTTCGTCAACGGCGAAGTTGCCATTAATGAAGGGCATTTAACCGGCGTCTTGGCAGGCAAGCCGCTCCGCAAAACACCGTTGTCAGGTGAAAAGAGCAACTAA
- a CDS encoding phosphopantetheine-binding protein has protein sequence MTISSRTPEGQPGCCPVCQARVVIEPSVLTGDAPCPACGHLLWFVQTAEQTHCFEAESSTAKRQRVFDLIAQQLGVVPERLINSPEMLRDIEADSLDMVELSMELEEELAGNWTDEPDGV, from the coding sequence ATGACGATTTCGTCCCGTACCCCAGAAGGCCAGCCAGGCTGTTGCCCGGTTTGTCAGGCCAGGGTGGTGATTGAACCGTCAGTCCTGACCGGCGATGCACCATGTCCTGCTTGCGGGCACTTGTTGTGGTTCGTTCAGACGGCAGAGCAAACGCATTGCTTCGAGGCAGAAAGTTCTACTGCAAAGCGACAACGTGTCTTCGACTTGATCGCTCAGCAGCTTGGTGTCGTGCCAGAACGCTTGATCAATTCGCCTGAAATGCTGCGCGATATTGAGGCCGATTCGCTCGATATGGTCGAACTGAGCATGGAACTCGAAGAGGAACTCGCCGGGAATTGGACCGACGAGCCCGATGGCGTGTGA
- a CDS encoding sulfatase has translation MVRLIVCFVIACCAGGIGLSAEAAPPHIVLIMADDMGWQDLHCQGNERLRTPHLDRLAEQGVRFTNAYAAAPVCSPTRGALITGLAPARLHITQHGADEPSFWPKNRVVQPPTTQHELAHETTTLAERLKQAGYATGFFGKWHLGSDPKFWPTEHGFDVNLGGCGYGGPPTYFDPYRIPSLPPRKPGEYLTDRLADEAIDFLRREKDKPMLVCLWTYNPHYPFEAPPELTAHYEGQVGPGLKNPIYGGQIEATDRAIGRVLKELDNLKIADQTLVLFTSDNGGWSGATDNRPLKEGKGYLYEGGLRVPLILRWPGVTQAATVNHTPVISMDLTATILDAAGSELGQEETLDGESLRPLFTGDKLNREALYFHYPHFAFHQANRPGSAIRRDQYKLIWNYDDDSCELYDLSSDLSEQNDLAQIKPQVADDLKRLLATWLHEVEAGIPTKLP, from the coding sequence ATGGTTCGCCTGATCGTTTGTTTTGTGATTGCTTGTTGTGCTGGTGGAATAGGCCTTTCTGCCGAAGCCGCGCCACCTCATATTGTCTTGATCATGGCCGACGACATGGGGTGGCAAGATCTCCATTGTCAGGGGAACGAGCGATTGCGTACGCCGCATCTCGATCGCTTAGCCGAGCAAGGGGTTCGCTTCACCAATGCCTACGCGGCTGCGCCCGTTTGTTCCCCCACGCGGGGTGCGTTAATCACCGGACTAGCCCCCGCGCGGTTACATATCACACAGCATGGAGCCGACGAACCTTCTTTTTGGCCGAAAAATCGTGTTGTGCAACCGCCCACCACACAACATGAACTTGCCCACGAAACGACCACGCTGGCCGAACGCCTGAAGCAAGCAGGCTATGCCACGGGGTTCTTTGGGAAGTGGCACTTAGGGAGCGATCCGAAGTTCTGGCCAACGGAACATGGGTTCGATGTCAATCTGGGGGGCTGCGGCTACGGAGGACCACCTACCTACTTCGATCCTTACCGCATCCCTTCGCTGCCGCCACGAAAGCCAGGCGAATATCTGACCGACCGCTTAGCGGACGAGGCGATTGATTTCTTACGGCGCGAGAAAGACAAGCCGATGCTGGTTTGCCTGTGGACTTACAACCCGCACTATCCGTTTGAAGCCCCGCCAGAGTTGACGGCTCATTACGAAGGGCAGGTTGGCCCCGGCTTAAAGAACCCGATTTATGGGGGCCAAATCGAAGCAACCGATCGTGCCATCGGACGCGTGCTGAAAGAACTAGACAACCTGAAGATTGCTGACCAGACGCTCGTCCTTTTCACCAGCGACAACGGCGGCTGGTCTGGGGCAACCGATAATCGTCCTCTGAAAGAAGGCAAAGGATATCTTTACGAAGGAGGTCTCCGCGTTCCGTTAATCCTCCGCTGGCCAGGCGTAACTCAGGCCGCCACCGTGAACCACACACCGGTGATTAGCATGGATTTGACGGCTACCATTCTCGACGCTGCTGGCAGTGAACTTGGCCAGGAGGAAACGCTCGACGGAGAGAGTTTGCGTCCTTTATTCACCGGCGACAAATTAAACCGAGAAGCCCTTTACTTCCACTATCCCCACTTCGCCTTTCACCAAGCCAACCGACCAGGCTCGGCCATTCGTCGCGATCAATACAAGCTGATCTGGAACTACGACGACGACTCGTGCGAACTGTACGATTTAAGCAGCGACCTCTCTGAGCAAAATGACTTGGCTCAAATCAAACCACAAGTCGCCGACGATTTGAAGCGTTTACTGGCCACCTGGCTGCACGAGGTCGAGGCCGGTATTCCGACGAAACTGCCATAG
- the araC gene encoding arabinose operon transcriptional regulator AraC: MPTNPSTKRKRYLAAGHFHEGPGYRVERPAGCHDWLLIYTVSGKGLFSDTQGSFLAAAHDVILIPPHVPHHYEVAPEANHWELLWAHFLPISQWRTWLKWPTLTPGWGHVRLENDAVCKQLIGRMEEVVQFTAGYRPHREPLALNALEAVLIGCHEQVVHERGEGIDPRIGDVLDHICRHLEQPLRIEDLARQCHLSPSRFAHLFRQQMEMTPVQFIEQQRIERACEMLEHTGYPITAIAQQVGFENAFYFSRRFKRAKGISPRAYRRQAV; the protein is encoded by the coding sequence ATGCCAACCAATCCTTCCACCAAACGAAAACGTTATTTGGCCGCTGGTCACTTCCATGAGGGACCTGGCTATCGTGTCGAACGGCCTGCGGGTTGTCACGATTGGCTTTTGATCTATACCGTTTCTGGTAAAGGACTTTTTAGCGACACGCAGGGCAGCTTTCTGGCCGCTGCCCACGATGTTATTTTGATTCCGCCACACGTACCGCACCATTACGAAGTTGCCCCAGAGGCAAACCATTGGGAGCTACTATGGGCACACTTCCTGCCAATCTCGCAGTGGCGTACCTGGCTCAAATGGCCAACCCTAACGCCCGGCTGGGGGCATGTACGTTTAGAAAACGATGCCGTCTGCAAGCAATTGATTGGCCGTATGGAAGAGGTCGTCCAATTCACGGCCGGTTATCGACCGCACCGCGAACCGCTGGCCCTGAATGCTTTAGAAGCGGTGCTGATCGGTTGTCACGAACAAGTCGTGCACGAACGGGGAGAAGGAATCGACCCACGAATTGGCGATGTGCTTGATCATATCTGTCGCCATCTAGAACAACCGCTCCGTATCGAAGACTTGGCTCGGCAATGTCATCTTTCACCTTCTCGCTTTGCCCACTTGTTCCGGCAACAGATGGAAATGACTCCGGTTCAGTTCATCGAGCAACAGCGGATCGAACGAGCCTGTGAAATGCTGGAGCATACGGGCTATCCGATCACGGCTATTGCCCAGCAGGTTGGTTTCGAGAACGCATTTTATTTTTCGCGTAGGTTCAAACGGGCCAAGGGGATAAGCCCACGTGCTTATCGTCGGCAAGCAGTGTAG
- a CDS encoding phytanoyl-CoA dioxygenase family protein: MPGFTVSPQQIAQFQEQGYLIVRQIFREAEMNRLIAYAKGDESMLGESYVRNDGQGGETRLAVRNDLAEDSLYTAVVRSQRIAGTMAALLGDEVYHYHHKMTLKQPLTGGAWEWHQDYGYWYYNGCLYPDMGSCMLAVDKATQANGCLQVLSGSHKLGRIEHVKVGQQTGADPERVAAACSRHALVYCEMDPGDAVFFHSNLLHRSDQNTSELSRWSLICCYNTRHNDPIVTGGRHPNYSPLEIWPDERVTEMIERQAAL, translated from the coding sequence ATGCCCGGTTTTACGGTAAGCCCTCAACAGATCGCTCAGTTTCAGGAGCAAGGTTACCTGATCGTTCGGCAGATCTTTCGGGAAGCGGAGATGAATCGCTTGATCGCCTACGCCAAGGGAGACGAGTCGATGCTAGGCGAATCGTACGTCCGCAACGATGGGCAAGGTGGCGAGACTCGTTTGGCGGTGCGGAACGATTTAGCCGAAGACTCGCTTTACACGGCAGTGGTGCGGAGCCAGCGTATTGCCGGGACGATGGCTGCCTTGCTGGGGGACGAAGTCTATCACTACCATCATAAGATGACCCTCAAGCAGCCCCTCACTGGCGGCGCGTGGGAGTGGCACCAAGATTATGGGTATTGGTATTACAACGGATGTTTATACCCTGACATGGGCAGTTGCATGCTAGCCGTCGATAAGGCCACCCAAGCCAACGGCTGCCTGCAAGTATTAAGTGGCTCGCACAAGCTGGGGCGTATCGAGCACGTGAAGGTTGGCCAGCAAACAGGCGCAGACCCTGAACGCGTCGCCGCAGCGTGTTCGCGACATGCCCTGGTTTACTGCGAAATGGACCCAGGCGACGCCGTTTTCTTTCATAGCAATCTTCTGCATCGTTCCGATCAGAATACGTCGGAACTTTCGCGCTGGTCATTGATCTGCTGTTACAATACGCGTCACAATGATCCAATCGTCACCGGTGGCCGGCATCCGAATTACTCGCCGCTAGAGATCTGGCCCGACGAGCGTGTGACCGAAATGATCGAACGTCAGGCGGCTTTATAG
- a CDS encoding Gfo/Idh/MocA family protein, with amino-acid sequence MTRIALLGTGLIGRFYTESLQGKRSRDRVALVYSRNADSAKAFAHEFQIPRHTTDLHAAISDPEIDAVIIGLPNHLHEQAVVAAATAGKAVLCTKPLGTNAAESLRMLEAVEKAGVFHGYLEDLVYTPKTLKALQSIQAGAIGDVLWVRSRETHPGPHSDWFWNKELSGGGAIIDMGCHCIEIARNFIGKDIRPVEVICWADTQVHPVDVEDHAVGMVRYENGAIGQFEVSWAFRGGMDLRDEVAGTEGTIWLNHWLRTGMEMFSAAGQAGYVAEKAESETGWLFPVGDEAAALGYVEMFADVLSQLESGGQPMEDFYDGYVVNAIIDAAYASVQSKQWTAVELPLWRGRENVPHVGTSREYDAEHLLIKREKMPSGATKLILRHKTTGELSQRVVEA; translated from the coding sequence ATGACGCGGATTGCTTTGCTAGGGACCGGATTAATCGGTCGCTTCTATACCGAGTCGCTTCAAGGCAAACGCTCGCGTGATCGTGTGGCGTTGGTTTATTCACGCAATGCAGACAGCGCGAAAGCGTTTGCTCACGAGTTTCAAATTCCACGGCATACCACCGACCTGCACGCTGCGATTAGCGATCCGGAAATCGATGCGGTGATTATCGGTTTGCCGAATCATTTGCACGAGCAAGCCGTGGTCGCGGCGGCGACAGCTGGCAAAGCCGTTTTGTGCACCAAGCCACTCGGAACGAACGCGGCCGAGTCGCTGCGGATGTTGGAAGCGGTAGAAAAGGCTGGCGTCTTTCATGGTTACCTGGAAGATTTGGTCTACACCCCGAAAACTTTGAAAGCACTTCAATCGATCCAAGCCGGCGCGATTGGGGATGTGCTATGGGTTCGTTCACGTGAAACACACCCTGGCCCGCACAGCGATTGGTTCTGGAATAAGGAACTCTCTGGCGGCGGCGCGATCATTGATATGGGTTGCCATTGCATCGAGATCGCCCGTAACTTCATCGGCAAAGATATTCGCCCGGTCGAGGTAATCTGTTGGGCCGATACCCAGGTTCACCCGGTCGACGTCGAAGATCACGCCGTGGGGATGGTTCGCTACGAGAACGGAGCGATCGGCCAGTTTGAGGTTAGCTGGGCTTTTCGCGGCGGCATGGATCTGCGGGACGAAGTCGCCGGTACGGAAGGAACCATCTGGCTCAATCATTGGCTGCGGACCGGGATGGAAATGTTCTCGGCAGCAGGCCAAGCGGGCTACGTCGCCGAGAAAGCGGAAAGCGAGACCGGCTGGCTGTTCCCCGTGGGGGACGAAGCGGCCGCGTTGGGGTATGTCGAAATGTTCGCCGATGTCCTTTCGCAACTAGAAAGCGGCGGCCAGCCGATGGAAGATTTTTACGATGGTTACGTTGTGAACGCCATCATCGACGCCGCTTATGCATCGGTGCAAAGCAAGCAGTGGACAGCCGTTGAGTTGCCGCTGTGGCGTGGCCGCGAAAACGTTCCGCACGTGGGAACTTCTCGCGAGTACGATGCCGAGCACCTACTCATCAAACGCGAAAAAATGCCCAGCGGAGCAACCAAGTTGATCCTACGACATAAAACAACCGGCGAACTCAGCCAGCGAGTTGTCGAAGCTTAG
- a CDS encoding dihydrodipicolinate synthase family protein: MKPLSAEQIRGNWATLIVPWKEDDSLDLPRLATEIDTLIAMQVDGIYSHGTAGEFHCQSEEEFDLVSGLLADKCNAANMPFQIGVSHMSAQISLARLKRAISLKPSAVQVIVPDWFPPTNQEIVTFLQRMAEAAGEIGMVLYNPPHAKRVLTPVEIGNLAAQVPSLIGLKTAGGDAAWYASMREHLSDLSVFVPGHLLASGIKQGAHGAYSNVACLNPAVAQRWTDQMQTDLPGALELEQRLRAFMAEHIAPFITRDHYCNAACDRLLSQIGGWAYVGTTMRWPYRSIPTSEAERLRPIAKEMLPEFFQANWQSAAVTC, translated from the coding sequence ATGAAGCCACTTTCCGCCGAGCAAATTCGCGGCAACTGGGCGACGTTAATCGTGCCCTGGAAGGAAGACGATTCGCTCGACCTGCCACGGTTGGCGACGGAAATCGATACGCTCATCGCAATGCAGGTTGATGGAATTTACTCGCATGGAACCGCCGGCGAGTTTCATTGCCAGAGCGAAGAAGAGTTTGATCTGGTAAGCGGGTTGCTCGCGGATAAATGCAACGCCGCCAACATGCCGTTTCAAATCGGTGTGAGCCACATGTCGGCTCAAATTTCGTTAGCACGGCTCAAGCGAGCTATTTCGCTTAAGCCGAGTGCGGTCCAGGTGATTGTACCGGACTGGTTTCCACCGACGAATCAAGAGATCGTTACCTTTCTGCAGCGGATGGCGGAAGCGGCCGGAGAGATTGGCATGGTGCTGTACAATCCGCCCCATGCCAAACGAGTTCTCACACCGGTTGAGATTGGCAACTTGGCCGCACAGGTCCCAAGCCTTATCGGGCTGAAGACGGCAGGGGGAGACGCCGCTTGGTACGCGTCGATGCGTGAACATCTCTCGGACTTGAGCGTTTTTGTCCCGGGGCATCTGTTGGCTAGTGGTATCAAGCAAGGAGCCCACGGAGCTTACTCGAACGTGGCCTGCTTGAACCCTGCCGTTGCCCAGCGATGGACCGATCAAATGCAAACCGACTTGCCGGGGGCGTTAGAATTGGAGCAGCGGCTGAGAGCTTTCATGGCCGAGCATATTGCCCCGTTCATTACGCGCGATCACTATTGCAATGCGGCCTGCGATCGTTTGCTTAGTCAAATTGGCGGCTGGGCCTATGTCGGCACGACCATGCGTTGGCCCTATCGCTCGATCCCCACCAGCGAAGCCGAGCGGCTACGTCCGATTGCCAAGGAGATGCTGCCCGAGTTTTTTCAGGCCAATTGGCAGTCAGCTGCCGTCACTTGTTAG
- a CDS encoding sialidase family protein, with the protein MTNTFVKPATVLAHLCLALVLCCQTALAENKVEDSQALPQTDLFVSGEGGYNSYRIPALAVTKSGTLLAFCEGRKNSLSDAGKIDLLLRRSTDGGKTWSPMQVIWDDGSNTCGNPCVVVDQETGVIWLLSTWNLGSDHEGQIINGKSKDTRRVYVLSSEDDGKTWSSAQEITATTKKKNWAWYATGPGCGIQLEHGPHKGRLVIPCDHIEAGTKGYYSHVIYSDDHGKTWQLGGRTPKGQVNECEVVELTGGKMMLCMRNYDRSIKARQTAISEDGGATWTDQKIDPELVEPRCQASIRRLRWPSAEQAGVLLFLNPAHPDKREAMTILASEDDGETWPLAMPIYDGSSAYSCLCIFDSPAGNPQIGCFYERDNYRKITFTHFDWETLVKEAQK; encoded by the coding sequence ATGACCAACACGTTTGTAAAACCCGCGACCGTTTTGGCCCATTTGTGCCTGGCTTTGGTGCTTTGCTGCCAGACCGCTCTGGCGGAAAACAAAGTGGAAGATAGCCAAGCCCTGCCACAAACCGATTTGTTTGTTTCTGGCGAAGGAGGCTACAACAGCTACCGAATTCCTGCGCTTGCAGTCACCAAATCAGGAACGTTGCTGGCTTTTTGCGAAGGACGAAAGAACAGCCTGTCCGACGCCGGCAAAATCGACTTACTGCTGCGGCGTTCGACCGACGGTGGCAAAACGTGGTCGCCAATGCAAGTGATTTGGGACGATGGCAGCAATACGTGCGGTAACCCTTGTGTGGTCGTTGACCAGGAAACGGGAGTCATCTGGCTTTTGTCCACATGGAACTTAGGTAGCGATCATGAAGGCCAAATCATCAATGGAAAAAGCAAGGACACACGCCGCGTGTATGTTCTTTCTTCCGAAGACGATGGCAAAACTTGGTCCTCGGCTCAGGAAATTACCGCTACCACCAAGAAGAAAAATTGGGCTTGGTACGCTACCGGGCCTGGTTGTGGTATTCAGCTCGAACATGGGCCGCACAAAGGGCGTCTGGTAATTCCTTGCGATCATATCGAAGCCGGCACCAAAGGTTACTACTCGCACGTGATCTATTCCGACGACCATGGCAAAACCTGGCAGTTGGGTGGACGGACACCAAAAGGCCAAGTCAACGAGTGTGAAGTGGTTGAGCTTACCGGCGGGAAGATGATGCTTTGCATGCGGAACTACGACCGCTCGATCAAGGCCCGTCAGACCGCGATTTCTGAAGATGGTGGAGCAACCTGGACCGATCAGAAAATCGATCCGGAACTGGTCGAACCACGCTGTCAGGCCAGCATCCGACGTTTGCGTTGGCCAAGTGCCGAGCAGGCTGGCGTGCTCCTCTTTCTGAACCCAGCTCACCCTGATAAACGCGAGGCGATGACGATTTTGGCCAGCGAAGACGACGGCGAAACTTGGCCTCTTGCGATGCCGATTTACGACGGAAGCAGCGCCTATTCGTGCCTCTGTATCTTCGATTCGCCCGCAGGAAATCCGCAGATTGGTTGCTTCTACGAACGGGATAATTATCGCAAGATCACCTTTACCCACTTCGACTGGGAAACCCTGGTAAAGGAAGCCCAGAAATAA
- a CDS encoding XylR family transcriptional regulator: MNLNMVIKSSANRRMTSHHAGAEKARSVLLSLSWYYPEIHRGVAKFASERHWHLTADLDDLVPKHWQGDGVITLLGGRAQLWRRLWRLDAPIVDLSESRPDIDLPRVTVDNAQIGRLAARHFLDRGHRNFAFVHRWEMGVSRARLQTFQAELRSAGFDCEILSWQRERHQQEDTRQQRHLWLVRRLSQLPRPLAAFVVRDIEAVEVIEACAASNLAIPEQIAVLGVDNTETICDCLRVPLSSVETNWERVGYEGAALLDRIMNGEPVPTSPLYVPPGGIVDRRSTDSLAVDHPGVAAALRFMRDFSHDPIDMSDVVKHVGMSRSGLEKAFREHYPRSPMEELRKLRMTDACRMLAETKLKIAQVAEQSGFLTSHNLCRIFRRQLGISPNQYRAQHGSGGQP, translated from the coding sequence ATGAACCTAAACATGGTCATCAAGTCATCGGCCAATCGTCGTATGACGAGCCATCACGCAGGGGCGGAGAAGGCCCGCAGCGTTCTCCTTTCCCTCAGCTGGTACTATCCAGAGATCCATCGTGGGGTTGCGAAGTTCGCCAGCGAGCGGCATTGGCATCTCACTGCGGATCTCGACGACTTGGTCCCCAAGCATTGGCAAGGCGACGGCGTGATAACGTTGCTTGGCGGCCGCGCTCAGTTATGGCGTCGTTTGTGGCGGCTCGATGCGCCCATCGTCGATCTTTCAGAAAGTCGCCCCGATATCGACTTGCCTCGGGTAACGGTCGACAACGCTCAGATCGGGCGACTGGCAGCTCGGCATTTTTTGGATCGAGGCCATCGCAACTTCGCCTTCGTGCATCGCTGGGAGATGGGAGTCAGCCGGGCCCGTCTGCAAACTTTTCAGGCCGAACTCCGCAGCGCTGGCTTCGATTGCGAGATTTTGTCTTGGCAGCGCGAACGCCACCAACAAGAGGATACCCGACAGCAGCGACATCTTTGGCTGGTGCGGCGGCTTTCGCAATTGCCGCGTCCCTTGGCTGCTTTTGTTGTTCGCGATATCGAAGCGGTTGAAGTCATCGAAGCTTGTGCGGCCTCGAACCTTGCGATCCCAGAGCAGATCGCCGTGCTAGGAGTCGATAACACGGAAACGATTTGCGATTGCCTACGAGTGCCCCTTTCAAGCGTCGAAACCAACTGGGAACGCGTGGGCTATGAAGGCGCTGCCCTGTTGGATCGCATTATGAACGGCGAACCTGTTCCTACTTCCCCGCTTTACGTTCCGCCGGGTGGAATTGTCGACCGACGGAGCACCGACAGCCTGGCCGTCGATCACCCTGGCGTCGCGGCAGCGCTGCGATTTATGCGCGACTTCTCTCACGATCCGATCGATATGAGCGACGTTGTGAAGCATGTTGGCATGTCGCGAAGTGGCCTCGAGAAAGCCTTCCGCGAACATTATCCACGGTCGCCGATGGAGGAATTGCGCAAGCTGAGAATGACGGACGCGTGTCGGATGCTGGCCGAGACAAAACTGAAAATCGCCCAGGTCGCCGAGCAATCAGGCTTTCTGACATCGCACAACCTATGTCGTATCTTCCGACGCCAACTAGGAATTTCCCCGAATCAGTACCGCGCCCAGCATGGGAGCGGAGGGCAACCTTAA